The Triticum aestivum cultivar Chinese Spring chromosome 6D, IWGSC CS RefSeq v2.1, whole genome shotgun sequence genomic sequence TAACAGTAGAAGCATCCAAGAGTTCGTTGAACCATTATATATGCCAGCAGattacctcgaaccagattggtttCTTGGGTAATCTTGGGTTCCCTCGCCCGCGGAGAAGCACCAGGAAGCATTTCCAACTCCGTCATTGTCCATGTCACACGCCGCCTTCGTCCTCGCTTGCGTTGCGTGGCGTGGTGATCCCCGCCGAATCTTCTTCGCCTTCTAGAAGGTGCGAGCATcttctcaaaaaagaaaagaaaatggtgTGAGCGTGGTGACTGCGCCCCCACCCCACGCATTGAGATTGAAACCCGCCGCGCACGGATGGGCCCTGGCCGCCTATTTCTTCCTCCCTCTTCCCCACTTCACGTGGCCCTTTGACCGTATCTGGCCGTAGTATAGTACCACTCCGCctacatggaggaggaggaggactagcCAGCGACCATGATAAATGGATGGATCCATGATGAAATCCAGATTTACTCCTTGATCTCTGATGAATTTACATGACGAGAAACACATGACGAAGATGCACGAAATGAACTAGGACGAGGGAGGAGGTGTAGTCGACCGCGCCAGCACGAAACCCCGGCAGCCGGCAGGCCGAGCTTAACGCCATCGTCACCGGCCAACATAAATATACTACGAGCAGCACGGTTAACGTTTTGCTGCTACTACTTCAGCTGCTAGCGGAGCGACGTACGTACGTAGTGAGTGCGGCAAAAGCAATCGAAACAGGGGGTAGGTGGAGGCGAGCGAGCGAGTGAGCGGGCGGCGTTTGGTTTCGTCGTCGGCGGTAGTGGTACCGACCACCGAGCGGAGGCGATGGAGacggtggaggaggacgtggaggagtACAGCTGGAGGGAGGTGGTGCTGCCGCGCCTCATCCCGGTGGTGCCCCATGCCGCGCCGGAGCTCGAGCGCGAGACCGGGGAGCGCCGCCGCGGCAGGGACCTCCTCGTCGCCATCGACTTCGGCCCCAACTCCAGGCACGCCTTCCGCTGGGCGCTCGCCCACCTCGCGCGCATCGCCGACACCCTCCACCTCGTCCACGCCGTCTCCAGTTGAGTCCCTTCACCGTCTCATCTCCGAATCGCGCGCTTCTCTAGGGTTGCTCGATTTTTTTTAATCTACTTTCGAGGCGATCCAGGTTCCCTAATCAATCATCCTGGTAAATTTGATAACCCAGAATTGTTAGATCATTGCGCGCAGTCAGGTCGCTGTCGATCGGTACATACTGTATTTTTTTTTCTACTTCCATTTGGCGGCTTGTTAATTTCGCGTGTGTTCAGCGCGCTGGCTCTACCATGCTATGTACATTCTGGGTTGGTCCTAAGCAGTAGTAATAATAGAACAAAACACAGTAGAGTATAATTTAGGGCAGTCCACCCACCCAGCTGTGGCACGTCAAAATGAAGCTAGTCAAAGCTGGATGCgtgcaaacattttagtttgggaaaactttgtttttgccactctagcttttgaccactttgcttatgccactctagaatttgacatatcaCTTTTGCCACACTTAGGTTTTGACAAtatatcacaattgccattctgtggcaaaagcaataattttagagtggcaattgtgatacattgtcgaaatctaagagtggcaaaagtgaaatgaaaagttattgcttttgccacggaatggcatttgtgatgtattgtcaaaaactaagagtggcaaaagtgatatgtcaaattctagagtggcataagtaaagtggtcaaaagctagagtggcaaaaacaaagttttcccttttaGTTTTGGTTGGAAATTGCAATAATAATCGTCTCTTTGTAGTACTCCCTcccttagtacaaagttgagtcatctattttggaacggagggagtagtgatgAGGCACCATCCTTTGATTAACATTTTGTACCTCACGACCTCATCAACTTGAATGTTCCCAGGAAAGAAAGAAGGGCCAATTGGCCCATATATCATGCCCTCACCACCCCACCTAGAGGAACTGCAATCAGGAAAGTTGTTGGCTGGTATCCTGCTTATCATGGATTCATGTTGCTAGAATGATGGGAAGGCCGGGATAGTATAATATGGTTGGTTTCGGTCTTAAATAATCTAGGGGCATTCGGTTATATTCTGAATTACCGTGAGATCGTCCAAGCATCTGAAATTCTGAACATGCAGGATACCGGTTCATGTTCCTTCAGTTCCTGTTAGAAGGCCGGCTGTGTTTCAGTTTATCTCTCCTTTTCGGTTTGGCCGTACTTTGTCTAATTCGCTTTACTTCTGAACTACTCCTTAGTGAGCCGATGTGTGAACTATTGTTTCATTATGGTAATGGAGCTGGGGAGAGCCTCCCTGTTTGTCTAAAAAGGGTACCGGTTCACGTTTTGTAACCAATTTCCACTCAATCTATACACCGGCTCCCCTTCAAATTTTGTGGTTGACTGAAAATGGGGAAATTTTGTGGTTAACTGAAAATGGGGGCTGATTGTGATTCAATTTGTGCAGGTGTGCATAATGAACTGGTATACAACAAAAGTCAGGAACTGATGGATGAGTTGGCCGTCGAGGCATTCAAGGAGTCACTGGTATGCTCTGTTACCCCTGTGTCTGTGTATAATTTCGTTGCGCAAACGAGCACTTTGTGCAACGGATTCATTTGCGTGACGCATGTTTTGGGATGCAAGCTTAAAATGCAATGCTACGAGCATCTTTTTAGTGAAAACTATGAGGATTATTTCTCGTGCAGTGTTCATATTTGTGAAATCCTGTGTCCTGTTTTGCTTTTCATAGTTTCCGTAAGGAATTGATACATGTGCCTTTGATTGGGAAACTTACAAGGTCCACACCAAGGCACGGATTGTTGAGGGAGATGCTGGAAATGTTATTTGCCGAGAAGCAGAGCGACTGAAGCCAGCAGCTGTCATTATTGGCACACGTGGTCGAAGCCTTATTCAGAGGTATCCATCTCCTAAACCACAGTTCAGTTCCGACTGTGGCAAACCTTGATAACCCGAGGAGCTAATGAGTTAGCTCTGTAGTTCATTACCTTGGCCAACATTATAATATCTGGTAATTCGGAGGCATAATTCTAGTATTATCCCATCAAGATAAGATTTGCATACGAGAGTCTATCAAAGGTGTATTGCCAAAGCCCTTTTGTTGTTCTTGTTCAGTTTACATATCAACATATCTTCGTTTTAATATTGGCATAGTTACACAGTTCAAGTGCACATCATACTTGATTTGTGAGCATACATTTTCTCACTGATTCACCATCTAAAAGCAAGTCTACTAGTTTGTTGTGAAACGAAAACTGCTAAGCCCATTAATTTTATTAGAGGGAAAGGGCTCTAAGCCCATGATCTAATTCAATGTTTCAAGAATCTGGCCTGATTGTGGCTAGGTATGCTTCAGTTAGTGCATGAAAATAACATCAACTTCAGTGCTCTTTAAGAGAATATATGTGATAGCTTGAGTATTTGTTGTGAAACCACAAAGGGCactaaaaaatgttcaatgttGTTTTCTTATTTCTACCATTTGATGTATCGTCATATTTTATTGCGGCCCATGAGCTGAAGATATATTATCAAGTCCACCTTTAACTTTGCCCTTTTATTGTAGTGTGTTGCAGGGAAGTGTCAGTGAGTATTGCTTCCACAACTGTAAAGCAGCACCAGTTATCATTGTCCCAGGCAAAGGTTAGTTCGAGTTCTTACTTCATGATAGTCCACACTCCACAACTTGCATGAAATAAAGAGTGTCAGATAGAAGTGCTAGTGCCAAATCTAGCATGTGCGTCTGTGTATGCCCAGATTTGTATGCATTGGTGGATGCAAGTGGATAATTTCTAGCAGTTCCGAGGAAATTTTTGCCACAAGATATTCAAGCAAATGACTTTGCCGTTTCTCTACAAGTCCACCTTATTTTCACAGAGAGTAATTTCTGCTGTTCCTCACAGCAAATCTGCGCTCGGTTAAAAAGGCTCATTTTCCTTTTCACACTCACACTGTAATGTTgttgatgattctgttttcctcaAAACAATTCTTTAATTCAGTGTTTGTTTGTGATGGCAAAATATCCACTTGATAAAAAATGTTTTAGTGTAACTTTCTTGACCGAGTCGCAATGAGAGCATAGTTATCTTATGCTGTTGCTTTTTTGTGGCAAAACATATTTGATGGTTTAAAGAGATACTGAAATTTGAGTAGTACCCATGAAAATCTGAAACAATACACCTTGCTCGAGAGGGATCTGGGTGCACTTATGTTCATCAGAAGTTATTGCCAGTGATGATGTGCATACGAGTTATCTTCTACTTCGAGTATAAGTAAGGTTGAATTATGTCTTTGCAGAAGCTGGCGAACAGTCTGTGCTTTAAAGAGGGGACAATAAGTAGGAGACAGCGGCGCATTTGGTTTGGTGTTGCACTTTCAGTTTAATGTAATTTATCTGATAAGACGTGTGCATGTTATTGTTCTGGATTTGTTTGTAGTGAGAATATTTATTCTGAACAAGGTAGCGAGAATTTATTGTAAATGCTTTTGCTGTAATCTGAACCCTTTGTGTAGCTCGGTAGTGAAGAATTTGCGGATTGCTTATGATTCGGTACACTAGCAATACAAGAATATAACTTCACACACAAATGTGCTTCTGTTTCCATTGCTGACAGAATACTGCATTAGTTCAGTTGCTATGAATAAAGAATCTTCAGCCACACGTATAGTTGCACTTAAAACTCCAGGAATGAGAATTAATCCCGCTTACATTTCCATTTTGAGATTGTCTAGCAAACAGTCACCTGCAAGGGAAAGTAGCAGCCTGATTCAGGGGAAATGTTCTTCTGAAGTTAAAAATAGCACAAAATGGACACTCGAGTCCTGACACTGCATCGCATACTAGAAATATGAATTCATATATTCATTACAGGACCAACATTGCAGCTTATTCGAGTTTCAATGTGTTCATGGCACATGCTTCCTGTGCTCAGCTTGACCATACACATGCATCTTCCAAATTGTACAAATGAAGCAAATACTAATTGACTCATTTTTTTTGTCAGAGTTCTGTGATGAGATTCTTTAATCGTCTGTCAGTATAGCAGCTATGTGATGACCACTAGCCAACTGtaacattttatttttctttgactAACTCTGTATCTATGTTCTTTGACATGAGTATTCAGAACAAAGCAAGCTTTGCTTCACGGAAGCAGCTACTCACTTTGAACTGGCTGAAACTGTGCATCAAACCCACTGAACAAATGCTGAGACGCAATGTCCCAAGCAGCAGCTCCATTCACCtgcaacaaacacacagcaaaaacaGGAAGTTCAGAATATCATCTACCAGAATCATGCATCATACTACCAAAGGACGGTTCATCTCCTGGGACATACGTCGAGGCATGATTCGACGGACGCGGCGGCTGACATCGACACCGGTGTGGCAGCCGCCGATGGGGGCGCGCTCTGCGCCGCCGGGTACGGGTTGTTGACGAGCATGTCCTGCCCGAACCCGGCAGCCGGTTGTTGCATCTGCTGCATGGTAGCGCTGCTCATCTGAAGGCAGGACGGGTCCAGCTGCCCCTGGTGCATCGGCAGCGTCGTCATGGAGGGGCCGCACGCCTGGTTCATCCGCCTGCCGCCGAAGAGGTCGTCGACGATGTTGAAGTTCACCACCGGGTTGGAGGCGGCGATCTTCATGGACAGGAACTGCGTGCGTGCAGCCATGTCCAACGGTAAGAAGCATGCAGCGTGATCTCCGATGAACGGACACCGAGAGAAATACAGTAGATTCAAGCTGGTTTGGTCTGGTTGATGCGTCGTGCGTACCTCGACCTGCTTCTGCAGGGACTGGACGTAGTTGATGATCTCGTCGAGCATGCCGGCCTTGCCGGTGACCTTGTCGCAGCCGGGCACCAGCTCCTGCAGGTACCTCATCCGCTCGCTGATCCGCTCCCGCCTCACCTGCATCATGCGCATCAGGATCAAATTGTGCACATATATACACAAGATTAATTGTTCTTTCTAGGAGACTAGGAGTATCAATACATACCCGTTCGGCGAGGCTGTGGCTGTCCGTGGCCTGCCCGCGGCGGGCTCGGACGTGGATGTAGTCGGTCTTCTGGCCGGCGGCCGCCGGCTCCGGCTTCTTCCTGGCGCACGCCTTGGCTTTCTCCGGCCTCCCTTTCGCCGCCGCTCCAGCCTCGTCAGGATCGCACAGCTGCTGCTTCCCTCTCGGCCTCTTGCAGTCGTCCTGGCAAAGCTTTTTTGTCAGTCAAAGACTGGCACACCAATAATAAGCAGAGCGCAGCTCGAGGCTCACGCAGAGACAGAGGCTCGCAGCGCATGTACAAGAACATCGTCCGACTCACCTTTGCGTCTACATACGCGTCAGGTTTTCTCTTAGtggagccgccgccgctgctggcGCTACCGCTGCAGGAGAAGGAGTTGCCGGCGCCGTTGCTGGTgcccggcggcggtggcgcgccgaAGGCCGCGTAGCACGCGCCGCTGAGGTCCGGCCACTCCTGCTGCTGCAGGTACCCGAACGCGCCGCACAATGCGCGGTACTTGTCGTCGTCGTCGAGCAGGCCCTGGAAATGGCTCTCCACGGATGACGCCTCCCGCGGCGCCGCCGGACCCGGACCGCCGCCGCAGTGCGCCATTAATCAGCGCCGCGCCAAGATCGATCGATTAAGTCGGGGCGAAGCTTTGGTTGATTCTTCTTGGTGCAGTGCAACTAACTACGGATCTTCGAAGACAAGCAACGAggtgaggcgaggcgaggcgaggcggcgtaGGGCTTGTGCCTGAAGCTTGCGTGTCCCTGTCTCCCTCCCCGGCCCTCTTTTGTGCTCCCCGGAATTTTTCCTAATCCATATATATAGAGGGAATGATAGGTGGCTGTGTAGGAAGTAATCGTACTTTTCCTGCGAGATTGGATTGGATTGGGCCCTTTCCTTTAGGTGTGATCATGTGAGGTAGGGCAGGGCTGGGTAAAGGAGGGCCGGGGCCCTGTGTTTCAGCTGGCAGATGCATGCAGTGCAGTGGCTAGCAAGTCCCGCTCAGGCCCCTCCATTTGTCTGCAAATTGGTAAGTGGCTCGTTCCCACATCTGCCTTAATTTGTAAGGCTGCTGCGCTGTCGACCGGTGAGGCTAGGAGACCGGTTATGATGTGTGAACGATAGCCATTGATCAGAAATGGGTATACGAAACTTTTTTTTTCTCGAGCAATCAATAGTAGCTTTGCCTcttcatatagaagaagaaaaATTGACAAGTTAACAAGAAAAACTGACCGAAAACCGATACAACCGTGTTACACAGAGACACACACCAGCCAAAGCTCCATGGTCTCGAAACGGCCGACTTTGGTTCAGCTCTCGGGGCGATGCTGCACCTCAAGCGAGCCGATGACCTTGTCACCCAAGAGACCATAGTCAACACCCTACAATACGACCCGGGTTGCCGCTCCAGGCCTCCAGCTTACAAACCTCAACAACACACACCGGCCCCGAGGTTGCATACCAGACGAGCCAACGATTCTGCAACCCATGTTACCAGAATCGACACCCTACAACACAGACGCTCTCCGAAGCCGTGGCGGTTCCGGCTTCCAAATTGGGCCCTAGGCCACGTACCCGATGAGTTGACATATCTGCCACCCAAGTGACCAAACTCCGACACCCAGGAACACAAATCCGCTCTCACAAGCCGCCACTCTGGCATCCACACCGACCCCGAGGCCGCACGCCTTCACATGAAAATATCTTGGTCTCCACGGTAAACAGGGGAAATCCGAGTCTCGATCTCAAACGGGATCTTGAATGAGAAGTACATCATGGTATTATTTCTCAGGTTTTCAATATAAGCTGGGAGGTAAGTCTATTGTCCGAAGAAATGATAGTGTGTTTCTCAGTATTAACATGACTTGCTAATAATATGTGCCTAAATCATTCACTTCCATAATTTTACCGTGGTTGTTGAATTGTGTTGTGATGCGCTGAACTTATCGTATAATTGACCTAGAAGCTATGATCACAAAATGAGGAGAAAAAAAAACAGGTAACCGAACGGTGAAATTAACAGAAACAGGCCGGGCATATGAGACTACCCAGTGAAAATGAACAGCTAAGAAATGAAGGACCCCTTTGTGCATGCAGTGAAACAAGAGGGCTGCTCTCTGAGTTTTGACGGAGGCTACAAAAGGACGACTGGCGCGGTGACAGCTGCTGCAATAACCGCATGGACAGCTCTATCCTCTCCTCTCTGCGTGCACTCACTCGCACACCGGCCCCCACCACCGCACATCCGCCACGTGTACACTGCATTAAGACGGCGAGATCGCCGGATTAATGATAACAACCCTTTGGCCATTACTGTCGGAAATTGTGCTTTGCGTTGTCGCTAATACGATGATCAGTATACGTGCACGTCGGCTTAATTCCTCTGGCACCATCAGTCCTCTTCTGATACCAGTACTGACGATGATGATGGATGAGACCTGCGACAGTGTAGTGATTTTTGTCGATTTTCGTGTACTTTAgttcgttgctttatatataaatcgGGTCGAAAGCCTGATTTGAGTGTTTCTTTTTTTCAATTCGTCCGCGGCCGGAGCATTTGCAGTATCTTGAGAATGTTGTGATATTTATGTGAAATCGTTGGTGTTCATGTTTGAATGAAGCTACAAAGGTCGAGGATCCTCAACGTTTTTTGTTCAATTGTTTTTCGTTGGTGTTCACAAATTGGTCGATATGTTTTTGGAAGTTTGTCCATATCTTGCTGAGCGATACATTTAGTACGCATCATGCATGGAGTAATTTAGTTTTTAAGTTTCCGTTTATGACAAAGTGATTTGGagttttgctgcttcttcttcttcttcttcttcgataaAGCAATCTCTTATTATTTTTTACgaggaaaactttcaatctattcatcttcaatcatggtagtacaacgaacactagaaataataaaaaatacatccAGATCCAGTATTTTTTATTGACTTCAAGTATTGCATCAAGGCGATACAAAGCGGAAAAAGTTTGCATCCGGACTTTACATAGTTAAGAtacacacatactccctccgtccgaaaaatcttgtctctcaaatgaatgtatctagcaccaagttagtgctagatacatccatttgaggaatAAGTTTGGGATAAGATTTTTCAGACGGAAGGAGTATCACATATGATACAACAAAAGCAATTGACTGCTAAGTGCTATAAATTAATTTATGCAAAGCGTAAGAAAACTAGCCCATCTGGAATTGATAACCTGAATGTTCTGAAGTTCCCTAATTAGCAGGGTAGCTTAGCGGTCACCGTTTTGTCGAGCGGCTTCAGCTAAAGGTGGGAAGAATCACTGATTCAGATGATAGGACCTACCTACCCAGCTCGTGGTCACTGGTCAGTGGAGCTAGCAAGTCACCGTTGGTCGTTTGCATTGCTCCCTCCGGCGTGGTCGCAGTCAtggacgcgtccagcgcccgcaCCACACAGGCCGATGGAGCGAGCGCCACCGCAGTAGCCGCGGCTGGCTACGTGCGTGCTCTAGCCCCATACGTACATGCATCGCATGCCCATCAGCCCATCATCCTCATAGCACCAACCCAGCCAAACCTCTCGTCTACCTTGTCGGCCCTGCAGTCCGCTACTGCTCCGGAGCAGCCAGCGCCAGACGATGCATCacgcatgcacgcatgcatgcaacgtCCTCCTCGAGAACGGACGGGGTTCCTGTTCCGTTCGGGAAAGGGCCGGCGTCCCCGCGTCCTCCGCCTCCTCTTGTGGGCAGACACGGTCAGAGTCAGGTCGACCGGAAATTCAAGGAGATCGATCAGGCAGGCAGAGGCATGCCAGTATGTGCATGCAGGTGCAGGTGCCCTCTGATGATGAGGCTCATATCAATTGCAGGTCGTCGATGCATGGATGGATGGGCCTCTGTCAGGCCCATGCGATGCATGCATGCACTGCGGGGTGGGGGAGGTGGGTTGTGTGTGGCTTGTCTTGTATTTGTCGCTGCCGGCGGGAGGCGCGGCAGAGGGGATCTCTGCCGGTGCGCCCAACAGGGCCCCTGAAAACCACCGGTGAGCAGACACCCCACATGCGCACCTCCGGCCCGCCCCATTGTCCCGTGTGGTGTGGCAACGC encodes the following:
- the LOC123145221 gene encoding uncharacterized protein; the protein is METVEEDVEEYSWREVVLPRLIPVVPHAAPELERETGERRRGRDLLVAIDFGPNSRHAFRWALAHLARIADTLHLVHAVSSVHNELVYNKSQELMDELAVEAFKESLVHTKARIVEGDAGNVICREAERLKPAAVIIGTRGRSLIQSVLQGSVSEYCFHNCKAAPVIIVPGKEAGEQSVL
- the LOC123145220 gene encoding transcription factor bHLH137 produces the protein MAHCGGGPGPAAPREASSVESHFQGLLDDDDKYRALCGAFGYLQQQEWPDLSGACYAAFGAPPPPGTSNGAGNSFSCSGSASSGGGSTKRKPDAYVDAKDDCKRPRGKQQLCDPDEAGAAAKGRPEKAKACARKKPEPAAAGQKTDYIHVRARRGQATDSHSLAERVRRERISERMRYLQELVPGCDKVTGKAGMLDEIINYVQSLQKQVEFLSMKIAASNPVVNFNIVDDLFGGRRMNQACGPSMTTLPMHQGQLDPSCLQMSSATMQQMQQPAAGFGQDMLVNNPYPAAQSAPPSAAATPVSMSAAASVESCLDVNGAAAWDIASQHLFSGFDAQFQPVQSDCLLDNLKMEM